In Zingiber officinale cultivar Zhangliang chromosome 1A, Zo_v1.1, whole genome shotgun sequence, the DNA window CGTTGCAAAGTCGATCTCGATACTTTCTGATGCAGGGCTTGGGATGGCCATGTTCAGTCTCGGTGAGTAAATCTTTGCTTCATGTTTCCTCCATATGCTGTCTAATAATTTACCCAAGTTCTCGTTACAGGTTTGTTTATGGCATTACAGCCGAGAATTATAGCTTGTGGCAATTCTCTAGCTGCATTCGCCATGGCTGTCAGATTCATCACCGGCCCTGCTGTCATGGCTGCAGCTTCTATTGTAGTCGGGTTGCGAGGAGTCCTGTTACACGTTGCGATCGTACAGGTTTTGTAAACTAAACATAGTCGCCGTACTCAAAGAAGAACGTAGCAGCTAACAATAACTGTTCTTTGCTGCAGGCAGCTCTTCCCCAAGGGATTGTGCCATTTGTGTTTGCAAAGGAGTATAATGTGCATCCTGATATTTTAAGCACGGGGTATGTGCTTCAGTTTCTCTGTTTTTGCGCgatagtcttttttttttttgtggggGGTTTAAAATCTGTTAAATTCATGCAGGGTTATATTTGGGATGCTGATTGCTCTCCCCATTACTTTAGTTTACTACATTTTACTGGGGCTTTGAAGCTGAAAAGTTCCAATGCGATGCGAACATCTCAGTTAGGAAGATGTTTAGATGTTTGTTGTAGTATAATGACAGATAGACTACCATGTAGAACTTAACTAGGTTTAAGATACTGACACACAGTAGTCTTCGAGTCTTTATATTTCTTTTGTTTCAGTGTAAGGGGACTATGCATTTGAAGAAAGTTATGTAGGCAGCTCCATGTCGATCTAAACTCAATTTGTACAATTGCTGACCAGCAACCATCCATGGCTAAGCAAATTTCAGGAATGCCTGCAAGTTGAGCAAAAATGTTAAAGACAACGCACAAGTGGGTAATAGTTGAGCTAACAAAATCATATATAAATAATATGCACATGTACTTGGAGAATACACTACATCCTGAGAATATTGACAATGTACCTATGCCTAATACTTGGAGAATCTTTCTTTATATGCTCATCCTTCCATGCAAATTTCCTTTTAAGAGGCTCTTAAGGTAGCCTCGGCATTATAAATTCTAGTTGTGCCAGAAACTAACATTTAAAAATGATCCTAGGATAGCTAATTTTTTTAAACACCATCACTTCCGGATcatgttataattattatttttataatagttAGACGACTTTCAACCCTTCCTTCGACTTgataatctttcattttattttaGGACAGATAATGtgtcaattattttaaaatattaaatattatttttgaatattgTATCTTTCATTTACTGGAAAGAAAGCTTTTATAAAAGATTATGACATGCTAATGTTCACATTTAACAGATGTGCCTTTCCTATAATCACCTGATCCAAATTCACGGAGTAATGATGCAAATCAATCCCGTGCCTATATTCCACTAACATCAATAATCTAAAAAGTAGTTCATTCGAACTAAGTTAATAATACAATATATTTGTGATAACTAGCCGAGGAAAAACCATCAACAGTAGTGTGAGAGTGAGATATACCATATGCTATTTAATTATCTAAAGTTAATAGTCATCTATAATTTATCTATTTATCTCTTTCTTATTGACTTGAAAACAGACTTGACAGAAACACTCAAAATCATCTATTACCAAGATGAGACATATAACATTCTAATTTCTATAATTATAAATCATGTTTTTTAGTTGATTAGATATTCATCTTATATTGAATAATCTTGGGATAATCTATCAGAATCTATTGAAATTGTTCATCAATCATTAAAACAAATCAAAAAACAATCACATCAAATTATCTAAAAATTTAACGTTCTTTTAACCGTCCGTTTAAAAAACCAAAACTAatatttgaaaattgaaaactgtAAAGGCACGTACCACTGCACTATTGCCCAAACAGCTCCAAGCAATGTTTTaaaaatcaaactgataatttTATCGAGCCATTTATTCGACCAACTGAGTCAGTTAACAAGAGAAATAACATCATAGAGCCAATTTATAGcataaattgattttatatcaatttacTAAACATTATAATAATGATAACAGATCTGGTCCCAAATATACCTTAGTCTTATGAATATTTTAATTaatgaattatatattaaaataatttccaaTAGTCATCGATTAATATGACAaaacatattttatatataaacaaCAGTTAAGGACTAGATATCTTATGCTAACTAAAAATAGAAACCCTATTTGTGGCATTAGTGTTGGTTTACATTTTTAATAACGATTACCCCGATTTTTACCGGTTTATAAAACTGATTTTCTGTACCAGATTTATAACTGGTTCCTGGTGCGACAGGATGGAACTGGTCTGCTCGGATCCAGTTTTAAAAATAGTAGCACCAAGAGGGAAGAAAAACAACAAATTTTGCTGCCATTCAGCATTCTGCCAAGAAATTAGTGAAAACAAACGTGTTAAAAAGTCACACGTTAATGTATTCCTCTGACAGGATTTTCTGCATAAGTTCCTTTAAATTAGGCAGTACATGCCGCGGGCCCAAACTTTCAGCGCCCATGTAATTCAGTAGCTGCTCCAAATCCTGCAGTATAAAACTGAGAAATCACATAAAATATTAAGACGCAATCTAAGGGATGGAGCATGTTCTAAAAAACTGGATAGAGATGAGCATTCCACAACTATTATTGCAGTGACCAAGCACTGCCATTACTTCAGTATCCTAGGTATATAGAGGGTGTAACATTATTTATCACATTTTATGGAATGAACCAGAACTatatttatggaatgagaatTGTAATGGGTGTATGAGAGTGAAACTAATGAACAAGATTGCAAGGTTAGTCTCAGTATGAAGAGATGCAATGATCATACATTTTACGGTTTTATGGCATTAATGTACAATAACCTATTCTGCATGAATGGTTACCAAATGAAAGTCATAAGATTTAATGTGACATTCATATTCTCGAATGTTTATTTCATCTCATTACCCTTTAATGTTATCAAACAGGAATTTAGGATATCAGTCATATGAGGAGGAAACTATTTGTACTAAAACACAAATGAAAATGGAAACATAAAAGATGAACCTTATTCAACAGAAATATTGCATAGGCTGCTCTTGTGGTATCTTGGCCATCTAGGAACAATGGAAATTCAATGGGCTTAGAACTCATGCTTGAGGATGCAGGGTTTGCCACCAGATCAGATGAAGCATTATCAACTGGAGGTGCATAATCATAAATATGTGAACGTGAGACTCCAAAGCGCAAGGGATACCGAAGGGGAACATCCAGGTATAATGAAATAAGAAAGACTGCCTGAAAAGACAAGTGAAtaaacaagcatgagtaacatcACATGAACTGTTGACATATGATAGGCATACTCGATTAAGAAAGTAGCTCAGATATGCTTTAATATATCCAAGACAGATAGCTTAATAGATGGAACAAACTATTTATTGTCAGTAAAGTAAGCATCTTACATGTGCAATGTAACCCAAGGCACTTGCAGACATCTGAATCTCTTTTTTGTCGCTAAAGTAACTCTTATTTGTTGGAAGTATAGTTAGTCGAAGACCTAGTATTGTCAATGATGACAAGTGTGAGGGTTTAGGAAAAATTAGTGAGGTTGATCCAGTAGGAACTCCTGAAAGAAATTTCACTAATATCAGTAAAGTAGAAACGATGCTGCAGATAAAGTATttcaaaaaaagggaaaaaagaagACTAAGGAAACATAGGATATTGACCCAAATAACTAAATATGGTCGCCACATGTAGAATGCAATAATTTGGTAAAAAAGTATATAAAGAGACTGGATGTAATTACATCACTTTCTTTGAACATGATAGTAAATTTCAATAAATACTATAAAGGTCCTCCATTATAATCTGAAAGTCAATCCTATACCAAATCAATTCCCAGAAACACAGCATTAGAATTCCAACTGACCACTGCATCACCTCTTGAAACCATTTCTCCATATATCAACTTTATTATTCAATTTACTACTGCTGTACTTTCCATATTTCATGCACAAGTTGGCTCCTCTGTAATTAGATTGGCAAAGGAAGAATTCATACTTGAAATTTTGCCATTATGCTGTGGACCAGTTGTCTCCCAAAATGCTTGTTCGTTTACAGTCTTGACTGGATAAAGTGTTGAAATTTCAGTTACCATATGTTGTTGCCTCAGCCTGAGCAACTTTTGTAGTTTTTTCAGATTACCATGACCCCTTTCTCCAGATAGCAATTTGCTAGCTTCctaaaacaaaaaagaagctGTAGGTCAATATTGTGAATTATTAGACCAGACCCAAGATGACAAAGTAATTCAGCTTTATCAAGTCCAACTATGTAAGGTAACAAAATCAGCTAAATATTCATAATAACAACCTATGACAAGCAACATAACATTTTAATATTTACAGGGAATTATGTTTTCctcttttttaaaatattagaTTGACAAATTACAGGCTCCAAATGGGCATGTCCTGTCAGATTAAGGTGCTTAGGCCTGTTCAGAGGCTGTGACTCTCTAACTCGTTGAAACTCTGAGGGATCATTTGGGAGGAAGACAAGTTATAGCTGCAAATTACCAACCAGTGTCGTATAGTTATTCATTCATGGATTAAATTTTTCTTAGTTATTGTTACTTGAGAAaacaattttcattttcttctttatATTTTTGCAACCTTGCATCATCAACTCACAAAACACCACTTCAAGAGCAAGCCCTTACAATAGGATTTTCTGTTTTTACTACAatgttatatttttttcttcttagtTCTCTTTCTTCATTAACCCTTATTTCTGTCTTTTCATAATCCAGAGCTagataaaaaatttcaaatttaaatgacAATGTTTATGACTGATTAATTTTACTTTTTGTACTGGAATATGAATCAGTAATAAATCTCAGTAATCAAGGTCTCGTATCTTTATCCTCAATACTCAATTGCTTTACTCTAATAGCAATGAGAAAGTCTTGTCTCATCCTCCTATTTTGCATCAAATTTAAGATCATGTAGTCCATGCCTCTTTACATCTCGTGATATTACTATTCATGTATTTGTCAAGATGTTAAACAAACATGTGTCATGTGGTGTATTTAACACGAGAATAAATTACATGATTGTCTTTCTCCTCTCTCTTATTTTTCCACAAATTGTACCAACTACATGTataaaaactttcatttttatgGACCATTGCCCATTTTATCAACTTTCAAATATACAACTAATGGCATGAATAGAGAGAGATGCACTACATGAACAAAAAGATGAAGCACTGAACCTGATGGTGCTGATCAATATTAAATTGTTGGAGAATATTCTTTCATTGGTAGAACTTAGTAGATTGGCTCATTGATTAATCAACTTGGCTACAATGAAACATGTTCAGAAACTGCATAATGCATATAGTATAGTTGATTAGCTACAAGTGGCCTGATATCAATATTCATGACAAAATTGTCGCTAGTCGGACAAGTGGCAATATAATGAGGCATAGTAGGAGAAACTGGCATAATAACTTTGATAGTTATAGACCATAGACCACAATGCTCAAATTCTTAAACTTAACATGGTGATAATACACCTATCAAAACTAATGAAACAAACCCAGCTATCAAATTTAGTGCACCTCTGATCAGATCTTGGCTCCAACTTTGCATCTTACACTTACAATTACTTTCTAAATTTGGAGTTCAGTGATAGGTCACACTTTTGCAGACTTTCAATTTTTCTGTAGCTAAAAGTTTAAGGATTTCCTATTCTTTACCTTTTAAATTGTTTCAAGTGGTTCTCTTACATTGCCCAGTGAAAACCAAATACTCTCATTTGTGTATGTGAAATTTCCCTTCTAATAAAAACAAGTTCAAGATTGTTGTGTTTGCCTTTATGTTAGTATATTTTGAGAGGATAAATGATGTAGCGGAAACTATTTGATTTACGCACGAATATCGGAAGCAATTTTCTAAAACCTATGGATTCGATAGAATACTAGGGAATAGGGAATAGGTAAAAGGAAACGGCACAACTAAAAATATTATTGATCCAGAAGTCCCTAACCAACTAAGCAATGATTTAAATAGTCTAAAAAACCCCAACCATCCAAAAACGAAAATAAAACCcataatataaaaaatacaaaCATTCAAAAAGGCATTTATTGACATTTCTACCCCTAAAACAGGGCCCCAAAACCTAACTCGTCCGCCCGCCACCACGACCGTGCTAGGGAACATGGCCAGCTCATGTTCCCTGCTGGAGACTCCCTCACCAACATCCGGAATGGGGCACAATCGTGCCTGGCAACACGTAGGGGTGTGCAACTATTCGGTAAAACCAAAAAAACTAATCGAACCGATTTATTTCAGAAATTTGGTTCGGTTAATTAGGAAattcagtttttatttttaaaaatatcaattaatttgattaattcggTTTGGTTTtagtagggttgtaaacaagccaaGTCGAGCCAAGCTTTGtggtgttcaaacttatttgacaAGATAACTGAGCTAAGCCGAGCCTAAAATGAACCAAATTgttaaaatgattgttcaagcttggcttggtttcttttttatgagtttgagtttgTCTTGAGCtcagttcgtttagatgttatcgagctctcaactcaagtttgtttaattgtttgaaacttttatatttttaagtttgtttgattagttattgagcttgataatacaaatttgtttgttaattttgaatgtttctttatttatttggcaagttgataagagttttattgatgaaaatgattcatgaacattgttcacaactgttaacgagctgaacacatatgtgttcaaacttgttcGCTTAGTTAAACGAGTTGTACAAgcttattcatttaattgatcttatgtatattgaacgaatataaacaagctcttaccaagtcgaacaccaaGTTTGTTCACGAACATTTAGTTCATTTACAATCCTATGATTCAGTTTTCGGGTTAAAACATTCAGTTAACTGAattatttaaaaagtaaaatttgaatttcatttattatgctttatatataatttataatatttgtttaatgttttatatttaatattgtttgtagtttttattattttaaggccaaattatgattaaaaaaatatcaaatttcaattattaattttgtatatatatatatatatatataattttttaaaacaaattcggTTAATTTGGTGTTAACcaaaataactattttttaattcAGTTCAATTAATTCGGTTTTAGCAAACTTGGTTCAGTTAGCCAAAATTAAATCGGTTATATCGGTTTTTGGTTAATTCAGTTCGGTTATTGACTgcaattaaccgaatgctcacccttAGTAACACGGGTAGGTCGTGTTCCCTACTAGAGGTCTCTTTTACATCAAGAAAACTCACGGGGCTCTTTACAAAAATTTCAGTTAATTACCAAAGCACTGGGATTGTAGGTCAAAAGTGACATTAGTTCCTTTTCTTGAAATGACGGAAAATAGCTCCTTTCTAGGTTTGTAAATCTAAAGTTGACCCTAATTATAGTCAAGCTGGTGGATAGAAATTATAACGATTTTTTAAGATTTAGATATTGACAATGCAAAATAAGAATCCTTAATAAtgtaagtaaagcaagttttgtGAGCtccatatgaaaaaaaaattagatgttgGGCAAGCTAGAATtagataaagataaatgcaaGCTCTGTCCTCGAACTTAGTGTTGTTTCTCCAATAATACTAAATGCAGTAATAGCATTACCTGCAATTGCTGGTGGGATGCAGCTAACGTCTTTCCAGCTACTAACAACAATCTGGTAGAATGGTAAAGTTGctcctttcctttttttgtattCTCTGATGTCTTCTTGACGTACATAGACAAATTTCCCAAGGTAAGTCTCTTAGCTTCCAGCGTCTGCTGCATCTCCACTAACTCATTATTTTGACTTACTGATTCTTTCCTGGCCTGTTCATCACATCACCGTGCCACAAAGCAGCAAAGACAACAAAAATCTGGTAAATGGAACTCACTCAACTATCAAATATTCTATATTATATAATTATTTCCCCAATGAACAATAAAGGAAGACAAACAAAAATGATGTTCAAGTTTCACCAAATAAAAACAAAACGCAGCTTTAATTCAAGGATAAACACGCATTGGTGTTGCAACTAGCTATTGGCAGGTGGATGTAACCCAACTATACTAGctagttaattaaaatttcttaaacACAAGGAAAAAACTTCCTCCTCCGATGATTCCAGGTTCAGCTCTTAATATACAACACGAGTATACAATTCGAATGTAATGTTATGGTGATGCACGAGTTTCACTAATTGCAAAGGGCTACAACAAGACGAGATAATGGGAATGTATGATCATCTGATCTTCTGctcaatttaatttattatggACTTTCCACAAGAATAACGAACACCAGCCTGGCATCTCAACTAAAACCATGCTAAGTAGAAATCGAGATTTTGTAATTTTGCCTTTACGCTAATTCGAAACCCTAAACAGATGCCGCCTTTGATTGAAAGATAAGCCTACCGCGATAATCGATTCCAGGCGCTGGGAAAGCGCCTCCTTCCTCTCCTTAGCCTTCTTAAGCGCCGAAGAGAGGCTCCAAAGACGAGCGAGCTCCTGCTGCAGGTCCTCCCAATCGACGATTTTAGGGTTGTCCGCGCCCTTAATCTCGTGTGCCTCAAAGATGGTCCACTCCGACGATTCGGGACGTGCGGAAGGATCAAGTGGACTAATCCGGTCGAATTCCATCGAGGTCGGTGTCCTTCATCTTCTCCGGGCAGCGGGGTCGGTGCTCATCGGCGAATGATGACCGAGAGGTACCAAATGAGAAGGCGAATCGCTCTGGGTCGGGGAAAATCCGGCGAAAGGGAACCGAAAGGCAGATCAATTAAgcacatcacagtaaatagaAAATGAATCGGATCCTCTTTCATGATCCGATCGTTCTTTTTTTGGGTTATTttagtttagaaaatttttcattcTGCTCCCAGAGCTTAATCTCTTTGTAAACTACCCCCTCagacttttaaaatattatttaaaaatttacctCTAACTCACAGTTATCCACTTATCCTAAGTCATGCACACTTACTTAGCTTCTTTATTTGTTCTCAAACGTCTATAAATATATATGTTGCTTTGTATTCAATCActgtataatttataaataattaattgacagtttataaataattaattgcGTTAGAGAAATCTAATAATAAATTTGTATAGCTGTGAAACGCCTCCCCTGCTTTTTTTTAGGCGTCTCGCCGCATAAGCCGCGTGCGCGCAGCATCTTTCCTCAGGCCGCTCTGCGTGGTTGCTGTCTTCTCCGTCGTAGAGGAATTAGGAGGATGGGGAGGAAGTCTTCGTATGTGCCTGACTTGGAGACCTCCGGCAGGATGGGGCAGTGGTTGGAACCTTACCCGCCTCCTCCGCCGCCGCCACAGGAGTGGGTGCCGTGGCTGATGCCCCTCATGGCTCTCGTCCTCAGTTTTGCCTTCGCCTTCACAATGTTTGTCAACGACTGCCCCTCCTCCAAGGACCACGATGCTACCGATTGCGTCTTCTACCCTTCTCTTGGTCGATTTTCCTTTGAGCCGTTCTTCGTCAACCCGCTCCTTGGCCCTACCGCTGAAACGTGAGCTTGTGTTCCTATCAagattctgttttttttttaaaaaaggtttaTTCTTTTTGGCACATTTTCTACTTGCTATGCTAAATCATTAGCCCGATTGAAGAAATATGTCTATCAATGTCTCCACATGAAACGGAGAATGTAGAAGAGCAAATCAAAAGATCATAACAACCGTGGATAGTAAGGACATATAATTGACTATAACATGTATTTTCAGTTGTGTGTTTTGCAAACCCCTGCTTCAGGGGTACTTGAATAACTAGAAGGGAAAAGGAGAAGggagggaaagaagaaagaaaatatcAAGAGTGATTAATTATTTGGAGGGAAAGAGGAAAAATTATCATCAGTGATTAATTATTCATGTATAATTCTTGAGCATTTTCCTCCCTGTCCCGCTCCCCTTCCAATGTTTCAACCCAAAGTTAACCGATCCCAAATCTTCTATAGGAACAAATACTTCAAATAGGTCTTTTCCTAAACTATTCACTCATTATTAACAATTGGATATCTCTGACAAGTTACAAGGTTGCTAATTCTAAATTTATCCAATCTTTGATGGAAATTATCAAGAAGAGAGTAGGAAACAAGGAAAAGAATATCCTGAGAACAGAATTCACACTTTTACAAAGTGCCCTCAACCTTGTCTAGTGTTTCATAAAAGAAATCATTTTCTCTTGTATTTTTCCCATTTTTTTTGTTACAACAAGCCTTGAGACTCAATTATCTAGGCTTGGCTACAGAGATCTTATCCTCTCATCTAGTGGCAAACACATGATTTTAAATTGTGTTTGGGGAGTGGGGATGGGGGGTATGAGGTCCACATTCTTTTCTCCCTAGCTTTCCTTTATCTGACTCCTCACAGATGGAGTTGGCTAGGCTTGCAAACGTGGAGCTTGTCAAGGTACAGCtgctaggattttagaattagaAGACACCATCACTTATCAAAATTGAAACAATTGAAAGAGTATAGATAGTCACTCATTGCTAACAGATATAAACCGTCAAATTACTAGCATTAGGTTCAAATTTTGATAGGAGAAGAATGTTACTCGTCATTTGTTGCTTGTCATTCACTGCTTGCTGATATGGAATATGAACTGATAGATTAGCAATGATGGATTTagaaaacttgagaaagaaaagtGGAGAAAACTTATCATTGTCATTGAGAGATATCAAATGAGATTTGAGAGAGATCGTGGATACTGCTTAGACTAAAATAACCCAATTAATCTACTGGTAAT includes these proteins:
- the LOC122037443 gene encoding UV radiation resistance-associated gene protein-like; this encodes MEFDRISPLDPSARPESSEWTIFEAHEIKGADNPKIVDWEDLQQELARLWSLSSALKKAKERKEALSQRLESIIAARKESVSQNNELVEMQQTLEAKRLTLGNLSMYVKKTSENTKKGKEQLYHSTRLLLVAGKTLAASHQQLQEASKLLSGERGHGNLKKLQKLLRLRQQHMVTEISTLYPVKTVNEQAFWETTGPQHNGKISRVPTGSTSLIFPKPSHLSSLTILGLRLTILPTNKSYFSDKKEIQMSASALGYIAHAVFLISLYLDVPLRYPLRFGVSRSHIYDYAPPVDNASSDLVANPASSSMSSKPIEFPLFLDGQDTTRAAYAIFLLNKDLEQLLNYMGAESLGPRHVLPNLKELMQKILSEEYINV